The genomic window CTGGAATATCTACACTAACTAGGTAATTATTGTAATTTACTTTGTAGTCAACATTTGCAGGATCATGTAAGCCATTATCACTATTAAGATGAAGATTTTGATTAAAAGATGGTATTAAAGTCATATTATTGTCCTCACCATTGTAATATCCCTCTAAATCTTGAGCAAGGGAATATCGGTTTGGTAACGAATCTTTTCCATCACCTGTTCGTCCATAATAATCAAAACCATATGACTCAATAATTTCTCCTGTTGAGTCAATTTTATCAAAGCCATCAAGATACAATCTATAGTTCATTTCTGTTTCTACTTTATAAGCAGGATAGCCTAGAGGAAAGTTTGCGTTAGGCTCATAAGGTTTAATTGTTTTAACATTATTTGTGTTGAAGTGAAATGATACTATTTTCTTATTATTATCATATATATTAATATAATCCAATGCTTTCCTATATGTATCAACCATGGCAGATTCCTTTGGCTGAAGTATGTCTTTCTTCACAAATACAACTGAATTATTACTAGATGTATAAATTTTGCTAAGTAAATAACCCGAATGACGGGATTCAAAATTATTAGAAGACGGTCTTATATAATTTATAGAAGGATATAATGTATAAAAAACAGAATTATGAGGTGGTTTTCCATACCAATCTCCAGCAATATATTCAAAATTGATAGTATGTAATTTGTCTGAACTTTCAATCTTTACTAAATAATAATCAGTTTGAAATCCACCTGAACTTTTCTCATCAAAGTAATATTTAATTCCATTATCATCTGTAATAGTTATAGAATCAAAATTTGGAAAATTAGGAAATTCTACCTTTAAATTTACATGTTTTCTAAAAACTGCTTTATTATTCTTTATTTGAAATGAACCTGAATGTTTTAAAAAATTAAAATTATAAGTATCAGGATCTGTATTGTGATTGTCTAATGTTACCAAAGCATTAAATTGTTCAGTTGTAGTTCCTTTTAATGGTAAATATTGAGAAAGAAAAAATGTATTACCAGCATATCCTGGACCTTTATCTGTTTTAGTAATTACACCACCTGCATTAAGAGCCCAACCGATACCTGCCCATGTTGAATAATCTTCAACTTTAATTCCAGATGCGTAATAAGAAAGTGATATAGGGAGTTCTAGATTACCGCATTTTAATGTGTACAATGGGAATTCAACTTGTGACTTTCCAGTAAAAAGGCTTACTGGAATTTCTGCATATTTAGATAAATTAGCAGCTTCTGGAGTAGGTTGTATTATTTTTGGTAAATTCTGCGAATAGCCTAACAAGCTATAAAATAAAATCAACATAAAATTCAATTTGTTTTTCATAATAAAAAGAGGGTATTTACTAAATGTTATTATTTTAATTGTTAAATGAAAATATTTAGACCTGAATATCAATTTAATATGTTCATATTGATTATGTTTTCTTAATTTATAGCCAGTAAAAATATAAGAAAAGCACTATTGTAATTCCTCACAATACTAGAAATTTTATTTTTAATTAACAAGATTAATGCTTTATTTTTTTAATTTACACACAAAATAACTTATAAATTACCTGCGAACCCTCACGAATAAAAGCCTTGTGATATTTTCAATGATATAAAAAAATATAGAGGTAATTAGAATAAAATAACATCTATGCTTATTTGTTATATGTAATGAAAGTTGTGTTTTATGTTATCACAAAGAAACAGCTGATAAAAAACAAACTTATAGAGGTCATCATTTAGTTTCATATCTTTAGAGTCAACAAAAAAGGGTTATTTATGAATATTTTTAAAGGTCAAAACCTCATAGAGTTCTCTGAACGCTTTAAAACAGATGAAGATTGTAAAGAATATTTGTCAATTTTGAAATGGGAAGATGGATATGTTTGTAGAAAATGTGGTCATAAGAAAAGCCAAGTTCGCAAGGATTTTTCACGCACCTGTAACATTTGTAGTGATACGGAATCTAGTACAGCCAATACCTTATTTCACAAAGTAAAATTTGGTTTAAGAAAGGCATTTTTCATTTGTTTTGAAATGTCAACTACAACAAAAAGTCTTTCTGCTATGCAGATGAGTGTGCGGTATGGAGTTCAGGAAAATACCGCAAGATTATTTATGCATAAGGTAAGAGAAGCGATGAAATCAAGCGGAAATAATCCCATTGATGGCATTGTGCATGTAGATGAATTTGTAGTTGGAGGACATGAGGAATCTAAACAAGGAAAAAGCTACGATAGTAAAAAGAAAAAGTCTGTTTGTGCAGTAGAATTAACTAATGATGGAAAAGTAAAACGCTTTTATGCTTTGAAAATAAAAGACTTTTCGGCAAAATCATTAAGTGGAATATTTGACAAGCACATTAGCAAGAAAGCAAAAATAACCACAGACAATTGGAAAGGATATAGACCGATTTCTAAAGATTATAATATTATACAAATCCCAAGCCAATCAGGAGCAAACTTTAAAGCTTTGAATACCATGATTCATCAAATCAAAACTTGGATAAGAACTACATACTCATGGGTAAGTGAAGGGAATATTGAACGTTATTTTAATGAGTTCTCATACAGGATTAACCGTTCTCAAAATAAAAATACAATTTTAAATAACCTAATAAAAAGAATGGTGAAAGCTGAAAATATTACACACAAACAAATTCTATGTAATTAAATATTGACCTCAACAAACTTATTTACCCAATCGCACTACTCAACTGGAACATAAGCAAATACATAGCTACCTGTAAAACAGCTATAAGAACACCTACAAATAGAATAATAAAAGGTTTTAAAACAGTAGTCATGACTTATATTGAACAAAGCGTTCTTTTTTAAACTTACACTTAAGCTATTCCCTTTCAGAATACTATTTTCTACTTCTTCAAGAGCAACTTGTAAGAGTACAAAACGAATCATTTTTTTACCATTTGAATACTATTTAAGAACGATACTTGTCATTACGAAATAAGGAAATCTCCTTTTGTCTAACTACCTTTTACAAATATGCCAAGCTATAGGACTATCACAAATCAAGGCATTTGCAACCGAAAATAAAATATTCATCACTTACGACTTATAAACCCAATGAAATATGGTGTGCCGATAGAAAAACATACTGCAAAAGCACTATATTCATTTTTTGATCGATCATTATTCTAAAATGATTTTGGGTTATAGTGTTGAAAACAGTTCCAGTCCAAAAGCCATTAAAACCCTATTGCAGGAAGCCTATTTGAAACATAAAAGCAAAACCTTCTTAACTTTGGTAACCGATGCCGGTGTGGAAAATGTAAACAACACCGTTCAAGAATTTTTAAGTACAACAAATCCAGACATAAAACATTTGATTGCCCAAAAAGACATTTCTTTTTCGAACTCCAGTATTGAGGCGTTCAACAAAATTATCAAGCACCAGTTTTTGTTACCCCGAAA from Flavobacterium eburneipallidum includes these protein-coding regions:
- a CDS encoding IS1595 family transposase, encoding MNIFKGQNLIEFSERFKTDEDCKEYLSILKWEDGYVCRKCGHKKSQVRKDFSRTCNICSDTESSTANTLFHKVKFGLRKAFFICFEMSTTTKSLSAMQMSVRYGVQENTARLFMHKVREAMKSSGNNPIDGIVHVDEFVVGGHEESKQGKSYDSKKKKSVCAVELTNDGKVKRFYALKIKDFSAKSLSGIFDKHISKKAKITTDNWKGYRPISKDYNIIQIPSQSGANFKALNTMIHQIKTWIRTTYSWVSEGNIERYFNEFSYRINRSQNKNTILNNLIKRMVKAENITHKQILCN